A genomic region of Trifolium pratense cultivar HEN17-A07 linkage group LG3, ARS_RC_1.1, whole genome shotgun sequence contains the following coding sequences:
- the LOC123913760 gene encoding translation factor GUF1 homolog, chloroplastic, which translates to MAAEICGGSLFLSVKTELQQRQRLFHHSQQTATRFNSSKPRFSFRSSNSSTFHRRGSSSVFCRVASTDTVSDFDSTAKDGQDRLSKVPVSNIRNFSIIAHIDHGKSTLADKLLQVTGTVPQREMKEQFLDNMDLERERGITIKLQAARMRYVFENKPYCLNLIDTPGHVDFSYEVSRSLAACEGALLVVDASQGVEAQTLANVYLALDNNLEIIPVLNKIDLPGAEPDRVIKEIEEVIGLDCSNAILCSAKEGIGIMDILNAIVARIPPPPDTSKRPLRALIFDSYYDAYRGVIVYFRVVDGTIKKGDRVSFMASGKDYFADEIGVLSPNQLQAEELFAGEVGYLSASIRTVADARVGDTITHHFRKADSSLPGYEEATPMVFCGLFPVDADQFPELRDALEKLQLNDAALKFEPETSSAMGFGFRCGFLGLLHMEIVQERLEREYNLSLITTAPSVVYRVNCVNGDTVECSNPSSLPEPGRRKSIEEPVVKIEMLTPKDYIGPLMELAQERRGQFKEMKFITEIRASLTYELPLAEMVGDFFDQLKSRSKGYASMEYTVIGYKESDLTKLDIQINGECVEPLATIVHRDKAYSVGRALTLKLKELIPRQMFKIPIQACLGAKVIASESLSAIRKDVLAKCYGGDITRKKKLLKKQAEGKKRMKSIGKVDVPQEAFMAVLKLEKEVI; encoded by the exons ATGGCCGCGGAAATTTGTGGCGGGTCTCTATTCTTATCCGTTAAAACTGAACTACAACAACGCCAACGGTTATTTCACCATTCTCAACAAACCGCCACTAGATTCAACTCATCTAAACCTCGTTTCTCTTTTCGCTCTTCAAATTCCTCCACCTTTCACCGCCGTGGTTCCTCCTCCGTATTCTGCCGTGTTGCCAGCACCGATACAGTCTCCGACTTCGACTCCACCGCTAAAGATGGACAGGATCGTCTCTCTAAG GTGCCGGTGTCGAATATAAGGAATTTCTCCATCATTGCTCATATTGACCATGGAAAATCAACGTTAGCGGATAAATTGCTTCAGGTTACTGGTACTGTTCCTCAGCGAGAGATGAAGGAACAATTTCTTGATAACATggatttagagagagaaagaggcATCACTATTAAGCTTCAG GCAGCTCGAATGCGTTATGTGTTTGAAAATAAACCATATTGTCTAAATTTAATAGATACTCCTGGACACGTCGACTTCTCATACGAG GTTTCTCGATCACTTGCTGCATGTGAGGGTGCTCTCCTTGTAGTGGATGCTTCTCAG GGGGTTGAAGCACAAACACTAGCTAATGTTTATTTAGCTTTGGATAACAACCTAGAAATTATCCCT GTTTTGAACAAAATAGATCTTCCGGGTGCAGAACCAGATCGAGTTATCAAGGAGATTGAAGAG GTTATAGGTCTAGATTGTAGCAACGCCATTCTCTGCTCTGCAAAG GAAGGAATAGGTATAATGGATATTCTAAATGCAATTGTTGCAAGAATCCCCCCTCCTCCTGATACATCAAAAAGGCCATTGAGGGCTTTAATATTTGATAG TTACTATGATGCATATAGAGGTGTTATTGTATACTTTCGAGTTGTAGATGGAACTATAAAGAAAGGTGACAGAGTTTCTTTTATGGCTAGTGGTAAG GATTATTTTGCCGATGAAATTGGAGTTTTGTCTCCCAATCAACTTCAAGCTGAAGAGTTGTTTGCTGGTGAG GTCGGCTATCTATCTGCATCAATAAGAACAGTAGCTGATGCCAGAGTGGGTGACACGATCACTCACCATTTTAGAAAGGCAGACAGTTCACTCCCTGGATATGAGGAAGCCACTCCTATGGTGTTCTGTGGCCTGTTTCCTGTCGATGCTGACCA ATTTCCTGAGCTACGAGATGCACTTGAGAAGCTTCAACTCAATGATGCTGCACTGAAG TTTGAACCTGAGACCTCAAGTGCTATGGGATTTGGTTTTAGATGTGGGTTTTTGGGTCTTCTCCACATGGAAATTGTCCAG GAGAGACTTGAGAGAGAATACAATTTGAGCCTGATAACTACTGCTCCAAGTGTTGTATACAGAGTGAACTGTGTTAATGGTGATACT GTTGAATGCTCAAATCCATCTTCACTTCCTGAGCCGGGTAGAAGAAAATCAATTGAGGAGCCAGTTGTTAAG ATTGAGATGCTTACGCCAAAGGACTATATTGGTCCGCTTATGGAACTGGCTCAAGAAAGAAGAGGGCAGTTCAAAGAAATGAAATTTATCACTGAAATTAGGGCATCGCTCACCTATGAATTACCACTAGCTGAG ATGGTTGGTGATTTCTTTGACCAGTTAAAGTCAAGAAGCAAGGGTTATGCAAGTATGGAGTATACCGTTATCGG TTACAAAGAAAGTGATTTAACTAAACTCGACATACAGATAAATGGTGAATGTGTGGAGCCATTGGCTACGATTGTGCATAGAGATAAG GCATATTCTGTGGGAAGGGCTTTGACTCTAAAGTTGAAGGAGCTCATTCCACGACAAATGTTTAAAATACCAATTCAA GCATGCTTAGGCGCAAAAGTGATTGCTAGTGAATCTTTATCTGCAATAAGGAAGGATGTATTAGCCAAATGCTACG GTGGAGACATTACGAGAAAAAAGAAACTGCTTAAGAAACAG GCTGAAGGAAAGAAAAGAATGAAATCAATTGGTAAAGTTGATGTACCTCAAGAAGCTTTTATGGCAGTTTTGAAACTTGAGAAGGAGGTGATCTGA